A region of Streptomyces halobius DNA encodes the following proteins:
- a CDS encoding phenylacetate--CoA ligase family protein yields MPVQPLTELIRFVRHNSPFYRDLYTGLPDQVDELTDLPVIPQEAFWRANTPRHNRLLTGPLDEAVVFKSGGTTGAPKFSVYTREEWREFTTAFGGGLVEAGLRPGHRVADLFYAGELYASFTFILDSLHRAPVGNVRLPIGGAAPLESTVHTLEEFEVDVVAGTTTTLCALADHLVREGRQLPGVDIVFFGGEGLYEDQQPLLRKAFPRAQARSIGYAAVDSGLLGQPVPGADSRVHRAFTPHTVVEILDENTGEPLTRNGVAGRVVVTDLRRRLMPIIRYPAGDRAEWTDLAAGHFRILGRAEEGVRIGVVSLYTQDVHDLVRSADPTGQVIGMQLVVRRWDGRDGLVLRLAVNEDPLAGRHADPSGLAHLAEAIAKELLAARPLYAAEANAGRIHPIDVEWVRHGELAVNSRTGKLIRVLDERPHS; encoded by the coding sequence ATGCCCGTTCAACCATTAACGGAACTCATACGCTTCGTGCGTCACAACTCGCCCTTCTATCGGGACCTCTACACCGGCCTCCCGGATCAGGTGGACGAGTTGACGGACCTTCCGGTCATCCCCCAAGAGGCATTCTGGCGAGCCAACACGCCCCGCCACAACCGCCTTTTGACCGGTCCGCTCGATGAGGCGGTGGTCTTCAAGAGCGGCGGAACGACCGGCGCTCCAAAGTTCTCCGTCTATACCCGCGAAGAATGGCGAGAATTCACCACGGCGTTCGGCGGCGGTCTCGTCGAGGCCGGACTGCGTCCCGGCCACCGGGTCGCCGACCTCTTCTACGCCGGGGAACTCTACGCAAGCTTCACCTTCATCCTGGATTCCCTCCACCGCGCACCCGTCGGCAACGTCCGGCTGCCGATCGGAGGCGCCGCGCCGCTCGAATCGACCGTGCACACGCTGGAAGAATTCGAGGTCGATGTCGTCGCCGGTACCACGACGACGCTGTGCGCCCTCGCCGACCATCTGGTCCGCGAAGGGCGCCAACTCCCCGGCGTGGACATCGTGTTCTTCGGGGGCGAGGGACTGTACGAGGACCAGCAGCCACTGCTCCGCAAGGCGTTCCCCCGGGCGCAGGCCCGCTCCATCGGCTACGCCGCTGTCGACTCCGGGCTTCTCGGGCAGCCCGTACCGGGTGCCGACTCCCGCGTCCACCGGGCGTTCACGCCACACACCGTCGTCGAGATCCTCGACGAGAACACCGGTGAACCCCTCACCCGCAACGGCGTCGCGGGCCGCGTCGTCGTCACGGACCTGCGCCGACGGCTGATGCCCATCATCCGGTACCCCGCGGGCGACCGGGCCGAATGGACCGACCTCGCCGCCGGGCACTTCCGTATCCTCGGCCGGGCCGAGGAAGGCGTACGCATCGGTGTGGTGTCCCTCTACACCCAGGACGTGCACGACCTGGTGCGCTCCGCGGACCCGACCGGCCAGGTGATCGGAATGCAGCTCGTCGTACGCCGCTGGGACGGCCGGGACGGGCTGGTGCTGCGTCTGGCCGTCAACGAGGATCCGCTCGCCGGCCGCCACGCGGATCCGTCCGGGCTCGCGCACCTGGCCGAGGCCATCGCCAAGGAACTCCTCGCAGCCCGGCCGCTCTACGCCGCGGAGGCCAACGCCGGACGTATCCACCCGATCGACGTGGAGTGGGTCCGTCACGGCGAGCTGGCCGTCAACTCCCGCACCGGCAAGCTGATCCGGGTCCTCGACGAACGGCCGCACTCATGA
- a CDS encoding MFS transporter: MTPASAPRRLPVVLRNRAFGAVWAAQILTQAAGRMFQVGVVWWLVAHAVGGSGDRGLASGVFLAVSTLPAVALAPLVATVIARCRHRTVLASAAAVAGLVAAGTAGWAYVAPPPMVAAYGAALLLAGCQALFDPCLTTSVPELVDDADIEEATGFELATQSVAGLAGGLLGPLVVDAWDLTGIVSGCAGAYLAAAVLVSVTRFPRGAAGQDDAAPSESALPRRTLRQILADHRSIRRVLLCFTAANVFTTAVYVVMPLYTRSVLHAHGSTVAALEAALGVGTLLGSFTGARLPGPATAVGGACLALMAVALGTPGLVADRTAAIGALVVAGWCVGAIGVRFVALFQRLVPAEDKPGFFAMMQALLGATFPLSSLVFGALGDHLSPRVLCLLQAVGLVPVAVALWWFGRRTDALAESAGAASAASGVDAASAVSGSATPAGSATPAGSAAPAESAADTPPLEGAR, encoded by the coding sequence ATGACGCCGGCATCGGCCCCGCGCCGTCTCCCCGTTGTCCTGCGCAACCGGGCCTTCGGTGCCGTGTGGGCCGCGCAGATACTCACCCAGGCCGCAGGCCGGATGTTCCAGGTCGGCGTGGTGTGGTGGCTCGTCGCCCACGCCGTCGGCGGTAGCGGTGACCGCGGCCTCGCCTCCGGGGTGTTCCTCGCGGTGAGTACGCTGCCCGCGGTGGCGCTCGCCCCGTTGGTGGCCACCGTCATCGCGCGTTGCCGGCACCGTACGGTGCTGGCCTCGGCGGCCGCGGTAGCGGGCCTGGTCGCCGCCGGCACCGCCGGATGGGCCTATGTCGCGCCGCCGCCCATGGTCGCCGCCTACGGTGCCGCGCTGCTGCTGGCCGGCTGCCAGGCCCTCTTCGACCCGTGCCTGACCACCTCCGTGCCCGAACTCGTCGACGACGCCGACATCGAGGAGGCGACCGGGTTCGAACTCGCCACGCAGTCCGTGGCCGGCCTGGCCGGCGGGCTGCTCGGGCCGCTCGTCGTGGATGCCTGGGACCTGACGGGCATCGTCTCCGGATGCGCCGGTGCGTACCTCGCCGCCGCCGTGCTGGTGTCCGTCACCCGGTTCCCCCGGGGTGCCGCGGGCCAGGACGACGCCGCCCCGTCCGAGAGCGCGCTGCCCCGGCGGACGCTGCGTCAGATCCTGGCCGATCACCGGTCCATCCGGCGGGTGCTGCTCTGCTTCACCGCGGCGAACGTCTTCACCACCGCCGTATACGTGGTCATGCCCCTTTACACCCGGTCCGTGCTGCATGCGCACGGTTCCACCGTGGCCGCGCTGGAGGCGGCCCTGGGCGTCGGAACCCTGCTCGGTTCGTTCACCGGCGCGCGGCTGCCGGGACCGGCGACCGCCGTCGGCGGGGCCTGCCTGGCGCTGATGGCCGTGGCCCTCGGGACGCCCGGCCTGGTCGCCGACCGGACCGCGGCCATCGGGGCCCTGGTCGTCGCGGGCTGGTGTGTGGGGGCCATCGGGGTGCGGTTCGTCGCGCTGTTCCAGCGGTTGGTTCCGGCCGAGGACAAGCCGGGCTTCTTCGCGATGATGCAGGCGTTGCTCGGCGCGACCTTCCCGCTGTCCTCGCTCGTCTTCGGCGCGCTCGGCGACCACCTGTCACCGCGGGTCCTGTGCTTGCTGCAGGCCGTCGGACTGGTCCCGGTCGCCGTGGCGCTGTGGTGGTTCGGCAGGCGTACGGATGCGCTGGCGGAGTCCGCCGGGGCCGCTTCGGCGGCGTCCGGGGTCGATGCCGCTTCGGCGGTGTCCGGGTCCGCCACGCCCGCCGGCTCCGCCACCCCAGCCGGTTCGGCCGCCCCCGCCGAATCCGCTGCCGACACTCCGCCGCTGGAAGGAGCCCGATGA
- a CDS encoding GNAT family N-acetyltransferase: protein MTTTIVPAAPQDIAELRQLYFEVYGHGYPVALGSDPTEMHRLIADPHCHWLTARRPDTGELAGSAVVQTDPGNRVGKLVGLAVHPRHRQHGLASRLTGAVTAEAFATGALDSVHTTVRLVTQAPQRVVTRNGYRPLGLMPNAADVSGCETLALFACYAEGVLDRREPVAAVPQALMPLLGAAEDSIGISYAGVLPLTPVDTEPPPPHPAGATAPETARGTPSAAPSAPHPEIRTVIEVITAPGFVRRRFRDLFPDPAGAYVPLRTPNTVLTPPDGEFEIYADLDPVAGSCALVAVHPCPSAATRALDALMAALNRAGADYVETLVPLSDAAGLQAFLSSGFVPSACYPAMRRIGDRFHDYVVLSRTDRQIDFRTTAVSPLLQPYLAAYLTSWTSTYLPRHEVVR from the coding sequence ATGACCACCACCATCGTTCCGGCCGCGCCCCAGGACATCGCCGAACTCCGGCAGTTGTACTTCGAGGTGTACGGCCACGGCTATCCGGTGGCCCTGGGCAGCGACCCGACCGAGATGCACCGGCTGATCGCCGACCCGCACTGCCACTGGCTCACCGCACGCCGGCCCGACACCGGCGAACTGGCCGGGTCCGCGGTCGTGCAGACCGACCCGGGCAACCGTGTCGGCAAGCTCGTCGGCCTCGCGGTCCACCCCCGTCACCGGCAACACGGGCTGGCGAGCCGGCTGACCGGTGCGGTCACCGCCGAGGCCTTCGCCACCGGCGCCCTCGATTCCGTCCACACCACCGTCCGTCTGGTCACTCAGGCCCCTCAGCGCGTCGTCACCCGCAACGGGTACCGGCCCCTCGGTCTGATGCCCAACGCCGCCGACGTGTCCGGCTGCGAGACCCTGGCCCTGTTCGCCTGCTACGCCGAAGGGGTCCTCGACCGTCGCGAACCGGTCGCCGCCGTACCGCAGGCGCTGATGCCCCTGCTGGGAGCGGCCGAGGACAGCATCGGGATCTCCTACGCAGGGGTCCTGCCGCTCACCCCCGTGGATACGGAGCCTCCGCCGCCTCATCCAGCCGGTGCCACGGCCCCGGAAACCGCCCGGGGCACGCCGTCGGCCGCCCCCTCGGCCCCGCACCCGGAGATCCGCACGGTCATCGAGGTGATCACCGCCCCCGGCTTCGTACGCCGACGGTTCCGTGACCTCTTCCCCGACCCGGCGGGCGCCTACGTCCCGCTGCGTACCCCGAACACGGTGCTGACACCGCCGGACGGCGAGTTCGAGATCTACGCCGACCTCGACCCGGTCGCCGGCAGCTGCGCCCTCGTCGCGGTGCACCCGTGCCCGTCGGCCGCCACGCGCGCCCTCGACGCGCTCATGGCGGCCCTCAACCGGGCGGGCGCCGACTATGTCGAGACGCTGGTGCCGTTGTCCGACGCGGCGGGGCTGCAGGCGTTCCTCTCCTCCGGCTTCGTGCCCAGTGCCTGCTACCCGGCCATGCGCCGGATCGGTGACCGCTTCCACGACTATGTCGTCCTCTCCCGTACCGACCGTCAGATCGACTTCCGGACCACCGCCGTCAGCCCGCTGCTCCAGCCGTACCTGGCCGCGTACCTGACCTCCTGGACGTCGACCTATCTGCCCCGTCACGAGGTTGTCCGATGA
- a CDS encoding LuxE/PaaK family acyltransferase, translated as MNPHLAPVEVPDPAVLAAVQRLCDLASPYAAGPETDALFAAAMAETNAWHAERSPLFRSLLADTPEAPAPTIGAHVRTPLLHANFFKRHEVLSMARDEVFLHLTSSGTTGQKSQMFYDRWTIRSAQRMVARVFDHYGWITPEQPVNYLLYSYEPAPEVRLGTSFTDNYLCDFAPAQHTTHALRHTGTGHEFDVHGCIAALRRHAEEGLPVRILGFPAFLHFTLERMRTTGVPPLQLPEGSLVVLGGGWKGHADRQIGKEDFYDEVTQQLGIPPERIRDTYGSVEHCVPYIECAHHRLHIPVWSRAAVRDTRTLRPLPYGRRGYLHLVSPYITSVPAHSVVMGDLASLHPGDECGCPLATPWFTIHGRAGVSRNRSCAVAAAELLKGMS; from the coding sequence ATGAACCCGCATCTCGCCCCCGTCGAGGTCCCCGACCCGGCGGTACTCGCCGCCGTCCAACGCCTGTGCGACCTCGCGTCGCCGTATGCCGCCGGCCCGGAGACGGACGCGCTGTTCGCGGCCGCGATGGCCGAAACCAACGCCTGGCATGCGGAACGCTCCCCGCTCTTCCGCTCCCTGCTCGCGGACACTCCCGAGGCCCCGGCCCCGACCATCGGCGCGCACGTCCGTACCCCGCTGCTGCACGCCAACTTCTTCAAGCGGCACGAAGTGCTCTCCATGGCGCGCGACGAGGTCTTTCTGCATCTCACCTCGTCCGGCACCACCGGACAGAAGTCGCAGATGTTCTACGACCGTTGGACCATCCGCTCCGCCCAGCGGATGGTGGCCCGCGTCTTCGACCACTACGGGTGGATCACGCCCGAGCAGCCCGTCAACTACCTGCTCTACAGCTACGAGCCCGCACCGGAGGTACGGCTGGGCACCTCCTTCACCGACAACTACCTGTGCGACTTCGCGCCCGCGCAGCACACCACCCACGCCCTGCGGCACACCGGGACCGGCCACGAATTCGACGTGCACGGCTGCATCGCCGCCCTCCGGCGCCACGCCGAAGAGGGCCTGCCGGTACGGATCCTGGGTTTCCCGGCATTCCTGCACTTCACCCTGGAGCGCATGCGGACCACCGGCGTCCCGCCACTCCAGCTCCCGGAGGGCTCGCTGGTCGTCCTCGGCGGCGGCTGGAAGGGCCATGCCGACCGGCAGATCGGCAAGGAGGACTTCTACGACGAGGTGACCCAGCAGCTCGGCATTCCCCCGGAGCGGATCCGGGACACCTACGGCTCCGTCGAGCACTGCGTGCCGTACATCGAGTGCGCACACCACCGGCTGCATATACCGGTCTGGTCCCGCGCCGCCGTACGGGACACCCGGACCCTGCGGCCGCTGCCTTACGGCCGGCGCGGCTACCTGCACCTGGTGTCCCCGTACATCACCTCGGTTCCGGCGCACAGCGTCGTGATGGGTGACCTTGCCTCGCTGCACCCCGGGGACGAGTGCGGCTGTCCCCTGGCCACACCGTGGTTCACGATCCACGGCCGCGCCGGGGTGAGCCGCAACCGCAGCTGCGCGGTGGCCGCCGCCGAACTCCTGAAGGGAATGTCATGA
- a CDS encoding acyl-CoA reductase, with translation MTSEPHFWQGSFIGDAEAADRLAELPGIVERALAEPLSTETVLVACDTLSRALRDPDGGVYARLMDHVTDGVSANHTTDDVLTDGFSTTARAEAAATLAELADALARPALERKLRRELGGPRPERFTRPDARETVYEAWAPVGLLVHIAPGNAATVAPLSVVEGLLAGNVNVLKTSSADTALAQHLLAELATADPTGAVGRRIVALRFPSSRQDLMRLLCAPADAVAVWGGEDAVQGVAALIPPGCRLVEWGHKISFAYLTRDAWTNRSSLAALAADVCRAEQQACSSPQVVYLDTGTGGDTATGPDTDELFAFAEQFAAVLDEVSATFPAPSPEPEADAAEQAEITTTELVARAEQHLGLTKVITADDGSWRVFADVRPALTASPLHRTIWIKPLPRQEITATLRPMRRYLQTASVGGGRADTARLSRALITAGVQRITPLGAMLDSYHGEPHDGVYALQRYSRRVSVQATGAEFSATPCLDDLIAPDSPPAAPNVPLMDKAAAQDQLRSLAPEHAQLYFRSGGTTGAPALSVFTCDDYDTQMRASAHGLLAAGFAPARDRAANLFFCGGMYGSFISFFSILERLNATQIPIAAGPDHDAIAEALVAYRVDTLFGMPSYLWQLFHTQEERLRSYGGIRKVFYGGEHFTTEQRRILTEKFGVRLIRSAAYGSTDLGPLGYQCTHARGTVHHVLTDLHTLEILDTQEDRPVPTGQPGRLVFTTRTRAGQHLERYQIGDLGRAVDGVCPCGSHTPRIELLGRYGDVFRMGTYHFNYRRFAQVAEEHLGYRGELQLVLTSDADREHLAVRLDDRYAPDPDEARTALLANIPELGSAAGAEALLACTVETADTLTFERTPTSGKLRTVIDRRATTA, from the coding sequence ATGACTTCCGAACCCCACTTCTGGCAGGGCTCGTTCATCGGTGACGCCGAGGCGGCCGACCGGCTCGCGGAACTGCCCGGCATCGTCGAACGCGCCCTCGCGGAGCCGCTGTCCACCGAGACGGTGCTGGTGGCCTGCGACACCCTCAGCCGCGCCCTGCGCGATCCGGACGGTGGCGTGTACGCCCGGCTCATGGACCACGTGACCGATGGTGTCTCGGCCAACCACACGACCGATGACGTCCTGACCGATGGCTTCTCGACCACTGCCCGCGCGGAAGCCGCGGCCACCCTCGCCGAGCTCGCGGACGCCCTCGCCCGGCCGGCCCTCGAACGCAAGCTGCGACGCGAACTCGGCGGGCCGCGTCCCGAACGGTTCACCCGCCCCGACGCGCGCGAGACGGTCTACGAGGCGTGGGCCCCGGTGGGCCTGCTGGTCCACATCGCCCCCGGCAACGCCGCGACGGTCGCCCCCCTGAGCGTCGTGGAGGGCCTGCTCGCGGGCAATGTGAACGTCCTCAAGACCAGCAGCGCCGACACCGCGCTCGCCCAGCACCTGCTCGCCGAACTCGCCACCGCGGACCCCACCGGGGCCGTCGGCCGCCGGATCGTCGCACTGCGTTTCCCCTCCAGTCGCCAGGACCTGATGCGGTTGCTGTGCGCGCCCGCGGACGCCGTGGCCGTATGGGGCGGTGAGGACGCCGTGCAGGGAGTCGCGGCCCTCATCCCGCCCGGCTGCCGGCTCGTCGAATGGGGTCACAAGATCTCGTTCGCCTACCTGACCCGCGATGCCTGGACGAACCGGTCCAGCCTCGCCGCGCTCGCCGCCGATGTCTGCCGGGCCGAGCAGCAGGCGTGCTCCAGCCCGCAGGTCGTCTACCTCGACACCGGGACCGGCGGCGACACCGCGACGGGCCCGGACACCGACGAACTCTTCGCCTTCGCGGAGCAGTTCGCGGCCGTCCTCGACGAGGTCTCCGCCACGTTCCCCGCCCCATCCCCCGAACCGGAGGCCGACGCGGCCGAGCAGGCGGAGATCACCACCACCGAGCTGGTGGCGCGGGCCGAACAGCATCTCGGGCTGACCAAGGTCATCACCGCCGACGACGGGAGCTGGCGCGTCTTCGCCGACGTCCGGCCCGCCCTCACCGCCTCCCCGCTGCACCGCACCATCTGGATCAAGCCCCTGCCCCGCCAGGAGATCACCGCAACCCTGCGGCCCATGCGCCGCTACCTCCAGACCGCCTCGGTGGGAGGCGGCCGCGCCGACACCGCCCGGCTCTCCAGGGCGCTCATCACCGCGGGCGTTCAGCGGATCACCCCGCTCGGCGCGATGCTCGACAGCTACCACGGCGAACCCCACGACGGCGTCTACGCGCTACAGCGCTACAGCCGCCGGGTCAGCGTGCAGGCCACCGGTGCGGAATTCTCCGCCACCCCGTGCCTGGACGACCTGATCGCCCCCGACTCGCCGCCCGCCGCACCCAACGTCCCGCTCATGGACAAGGCCGCGGCCCAGGACCAGCTGCGATCCCTCGCCCCCGAACACGCCCAGCTCTATTTCCGCAGCGGAGGAACCACCGGCGCCCCCGCCCTGTCGGTCTTCACCTGCGACGACTACGACACCCAGATGCGCGCATCCGCGCACGGCCTGCTCGCCGCGGGCTTCGCCCCGGCCCGCGACCGCGCCGCCAACCTCTTCTTCTGCGGGGGCATGTACGGCAGCTTCATCAGCTTCTTCTCCATCCTCGAACGTCTGAACGCCACCCAGATCCCGATCGCCGCCGGCCCCGACCACGACGCGATAGCCGAGGCCCTCGTCGCCTATCGGGTCGACACCCTCTTCGGGATGCCGTCCTACCTGTGGCAGCTGTTCCACACCCAAGAGGAGCGACTGCGCTCCTACGGCGGCATCCGCAAGGTGTTCTACGGCGGGGAGCACTTCACCACCGAGCAACGCCGCATCCTCACCGAGAAGTTCGGCGTACGACTCATCCGCTCCGCCGCTTACGGAAGCACCGACCTGGGCCCGCTCGGCTACCAGTGCACCCACGCCCGTGGAACGGTGCACCACGTCCTGACCGACCTGCACACCCTGGAGATCCTCGACACCCAGGAGGACCGCCCGGTTCCCACAGGACAGCCGGGTCGGCTGGTCTTCACCACCCGGACCAGAGCCGGCCAGCATCTGGAGCGCTACCAGATCGGCGACCTGGGTCGGGCCGTCGACGGGGTCTGCCCCTGCGGCAGTCACACCCCGCGCATCGAACTCCTCGGACGGTACGGCGATGTGTTCCGCATGGGCACCTACCACTTCAACTACCGCCGCTTCGCCCAGGTCGCCGAGGAACATCTCGGCTACCGCGGCGAGTTGCAGCTCGTCCTGACCTCCGACGCCGACCGCGAACACCTGGCCGTCCGGCTTGACGACCGGTACGCACCCGATCCGGACGAGGCCCGCACGGCGCTGTTGGCCAACA